A single window of Arcobacter venerupis DNA harbors:
- a CDS encoding metal ABC transporter ATP-binding protein has protein sequence MSIKFSDIIIDVKNLTYKDVLQNISFEILRGEYAAIIGPNGGGKSTLIKILLGLIQATNAHIKLFNYEQSLFKQYRKIGYVPQRATLVDNNFPVTVQEVINLGLAHKSSLFSKISKEESLHIQNIMEKLEITDLKNRRISQLSGGQRQRVMIARALISKPEILILDEPNTGVDTHSQAKFYELLNKLNKQENITILFITHDLGVIVNDIKRVLCINQTLLSCHTPNEILNDEQMSKIYGINSNIICHHH, from the coding sequence TTGTCAATAAAATTCTCTGATATTATAATTGATGTTAAAAATCTAACTTATAAAGATGTTTTACAAAATATATCTTTTGAAATATTAAGAGGTGAATATGCTGCCATCATTGGTCCAAATGGTGGTGGCAAAAGCACTTTGATAAAAATATTATTAGGATTGATTCAAGCCACAAATGCACATATAAAACTATTTAATTATGAACAATCATTATTTAAACAATATCGTAAAATTGGTTATGTACCTCAAAGAGCCACTTTAGTAGATAATAATTTTCCAGTTACTGTTCAAGAAGTGATTAATTTAGGATTAGCCCACAAAAGTTCTCTATTTTCAAAGATTTCAAAAGAAGAGAGTTTACATATCCAAAATATTATGGAAAAACTTGAAATTACAGATTTAAAAAATAGAAGAATTTCACAGCTTTCAGGAGGGCAAAGACAAAGAGTAATGATTGCTCGAGCACTTATTAGCAAACCAGAAATTCTTATTCTTGATGAACCAAATACAGGTGTTGATACACATTCACAAGCTAAATTCTATGAATTATTGAACAAATTAAATAAACAAGAGAATATTACAATACTTTTTATAACCCACGATTTAGGTGTAATTGTAAATGATATTAAAAGAGTTTTATGTATTAACCAAACACTTTTGTCATGTCATACACCCAATGAAATACTTAACGATGAACAAATGAGTAAAATCTATGGCATCAATAGCAATATTATTTGTCATCATCACTAA
- a CDS encoding metal ABC transporter permease, protein MEIFEYSFMIRAFIAGIFIAILAPTLGTFVVVRRYSMLSDSLAHISLLGVALGFLFSISTTFSAIIVALFASLIIEYLRKNHNIYSDSILSIFLSGSLALAIIIVSLSHSFNVALFDYLFGSIVAVSQEDIYTILIFGSATALFIANYYQKLLFVAFDEEVAKASGINVAFLNYMLVSLVAITVGLSIKIIGVLLIGALMIMPVISAMQFEKSFFITCFLAVFFAVLAVIIGLFASFYISLPSGATIVVVSLIFFILSITLKINRKNLIH, encoded by the coding sequence ATGGAAATTTTTGAATATTCATTTATGATAAGAGCTTTTATTGCAGGAATTTTTATAGCAATTTTAGCACCAACTTTGGGTACTTTTGTGGTGGTTAGAAGATATTCTATGCTTTCTGATTCTTTAGCTCATATATCTTTACTTGGTGTTGCACTTGGTTTTTTATTTTCAATCTCTACTACATTTAGTGCAATTATTGTGGCTCTTTTTGCTTCGCTAATAATAGAATATTTAAGAAAAAATCATAATATTTATTCGGATTCGATTTTATCAATATTTCTATCTGGTTCACTTGCCCTTGCAATTATTATTGTCTCATTATCACACTCTTTTAATGTGGCACTTTTTGATTACCTTTTTGGCTCAATTGTTGCCGTTTCCCAAGAAGATATTTATACGATTTTAATATTTGGGAGTGCTACGGCACTTTTTATTGCTAATTATTATCAAAAACTACTTTTTGTGGCATTTGATGAAGAAGTTGCAAAAGCATCTGGAATAAATGTAGCTTTTTTAAACTATATGTTGGTATCGCTTGTGGCAATAACTGTTGGTTTATCCATAAAAATAATTGGTGTATTATTAATAGGTGCCTTAATGATAATGCCTGTAATTTCAGCAATGCAATTTGAAAAGAGTTTTTTTATAACTTGTTTTCTAGCAGTATTTTTTGCAGTTTTAGCAGTGATTATAGGTCTTTTTGCCTCTTTTTATATCTCATTGCCAAGTGGAGCTACTATTGTAGTTGTTTCATTAATTTTTTTTATATTAAGTATTACTTTAAAAATAAATAGAAAAAATCTTATACATTGA
- a CDS encoding metal ABC transporter substrate-binding protein translates to MLKKILGLSILASTMLFAKITVTTTIYPLYSVVKEVGGNNVTLNNLIPFGTEPHEFEPNPKDMAILSKSDIFITSGEVMEPWSVKIIKSMDIENKTYDMSKHVKLATHKEFDDGKTYDPHYWLSFDNYIKMIKNIETLLIEKDIVNKEVYEKNASIYLEKITALQKEYQVLKTCKNKKVVVNHDAFGYLANDYGITQYSISGMSPDEKPSAKQIADLIKIVKTEKINTVFFEEFASDKTAKTIAQEANVKTDALRPVENITQEENTKNIGFIDIMSANLIKLKSAMNCQ, encoded by the coding sequence ATGTTAAAAAAAATTTTAGGATTAAGTATCTTAGCATCAACAATGTTATTTGCAAAGATCACTGTTACAACAACAATATACCCATTATATAGCGTAGTAAAAGAAGTTGGAGGAAATAATGTAACTCTTAATAATCTAATTCCGTTTGGAACAGAACCACATGAATTTGAACCAAATCCAAAAGATATGGCAATTTTATCAAAAAGTGATATTTTTATTACAAGTGGTGAAGTTATGGAGCCTTGGAGTGTAAAAATAATCAAATCAATGGATATTGAAAATAAAACATACGATATGAGTAAACATGTGAAACTAGCAACTCACAAAGAGTTCGATGATGGAAAAACTTATGACCCACACTATTGGCTTAGTTTTGATAACTATATTAAAATGATAAAAAATATTGAAACACTTTTAATTGAAAAAGACATTGTAAATAAAGAAGTTTATGAGAAAAATGCCTCAATTTATCTTGAAAAAATCACAGCTTTACAAAAAGAATATCAAGTATTAAAAACTTGTAAAAACAAAAAAGTTGTTGTAAATCATGATGCATTTGGATATTTAGCTAATGATTATGGAATAACTCAATATTCAATTTCTGGAATGTCTCCTGATGAAAAACCATCTGCAAAACAAATTGCTGATCTTATAAAAATAGTTAAAACAGAAAAAATAAACACAGTATTTTTTGAAGAATTCGCAAGTGATAAAACAGCTAAAACAATTGCTCAAGAAGCAAATGTAAAAACTGATGCCCTAAGACCAGTTGAAAATATAACACAAGAAGAAAACACAAAAAACATAGGTTTCATTGATATTATGTCAGCAAATTTAATCAAATTAAAAAGTGCAATGAATTGTCAATAA